One genomic region from Gadus morhua chromosome 9, gadMor3.0, whole genome shotgun sequence encodes:
- the LOC115550777 gene encoding aerolysin-like protein → MATTLEIIGGGGGLGFEFTGRDNGATLKKIGVAVGGWQIKAVRAELTDGRVQTFGNAVTFSEFTFQPGERITKLSLWGNGAGTRLGGIRFWTSSGHEFFEYMNDWGLKTEYSIDVGSGVCLGLQGNAGSDMDSMGFLFINAIKSSVLTDMTYPSLAMYTPQVNKEYIKSVTYQNDTAADQEEKFTYSRSVTKSTTWSTTTKIEFTVSLTVTAGIPDLVEVSGGFSLTVGTEQTSSATKEETITESDEVNVKVPAGKTVSVEVSVGRAVIDLPYSATMKITCLNGSELHFQSNGNYNGVAYTAVHVKST, encoded by the exons ATGGCGACTACACTGGAAATCATCGGTGGAGGGGGAGGCTTAGGATTTGAGTTCACTGGTCGTGACAATGGTGCCACCCTCAAGAAGATTGGAGTGGCAGTTGGCGGCTGGCAGATCAAAGCTGTGCGGGCAGAACTGACCGATGGGCGTGTGCAGACCTTTGGAAATGCAGTCACTTTCAGTGAGTTTACGTTTCAACCTGGCGAACGCATCACCAAGCTGTCCCTGTGGGGGAACGGTGCCGGAACACGTCTGGGTGGCATCAGGTTCTGGACGAGTTCTGGACACGAATTCTTCGAGTACATGAATGACTGGGGCCTGAAGACCGAGTACTCCATCGATGTGGGGTCTGGAGTCTGCCTGGGGTTGCAGGGGAATGCTGGCTCAGACATGGACTCAATGGGATTCCTCTTCATCAATGCCATCAAGTCGTCTGTGCTAACCGACATGACCTATCCCAGCCTGGCCATGTATACACCCCAG GTAAACAAAGAATATATAAAGTCGGTGACTTATCAAAACGACACTGCTGCAGATCAAGAGGAGAAATTTACGTACAGCAGATCTGTGACCAAGTCTACCACCTGGAGCACCACCACTAAGATTGAGTTCACCGTCAGCCTGACTGTTACAGCAGGGATCCCGGACCTGGTGGAGGTGTCTGGTGGGTTTAGCTTGACCGTGGGAACGGAGCAGACCTCCTCAGCGACCAAAGAAGAGACCATAACCGAATCAGATGAGGTCAATGTGAAGGTCCCAGCAGGAAAGACcgtgagtgttgaggtgtcagTGGGACGAGCAGTCATCGACCTCCCCTACTCAGCCACCATGAAGATCACATGCCTGAATGGCAGCGAGCTGCACTTCCAATCCAACGGCAACTACAATGGTGTGGCTTACACTGCAGTGCATGTCAAATCCACTTAG